The proteins below are encoded in one region of Belonocnema kinseyi isolate 2016_QV_RU_SX_M_011 chromosome 1, B_treatae_v1, whole genome shotgun sequence:
- the LOC117180517 gene encoding uncharacterized protein MAL13P1.336-like: NSLDSMNPMISLNPLNSVNPAYFNNSLNSTYMNSLNSSNQLNSINSVNLMNS, translated from the exons aattctttggATTCCATGAATCCCATGATTTCCTTGAATCCCTTGAACTCCGTGAATCCCGCATATTTcaataattccttgaattca ActtatatgaattccttgaattccagcAATCAgctgaattccatcaattccgtgaatttaatgaattcc